In Haladaptatus cibarius D43, the sequence CGTTCTCTCTCCGATTTGGCCACGTCTCGACGCCTCGTGTTGCTATCGCTGTTCGCACTCCCGTGGGTGGTTCTCGTCGCGCCGAGCGGGACGACGCTGATTTTTCCGTGGGGATTGGTGAACCCTGCATCACTGCACGTCACGACGCTTCCGGAGTATCTGTTCGTCCTGACCGTCGGATTACCGCCGCAACTTCTCGCGTGGCCGCTAAGCGTGCTCTTCTATCTACTTGCGCTCGTAAGCGCGTTTTCGGGGCGAGTCGAAGATCGACGGGTAACCGGTGGACTCCTCGTTCTGGCGGGCGTGACCCAATTGAACTTCGTCTTCCGATTCGTCGCGTATGGCGGATTGGTCGTCCCACTTGGCCCAATCGCAGTGTTCGCCGTCGTTTGGTGGTTTCATTGGCCCGACCTGCGCGGTGCGCTGAGTAGGTAGCAGATAGTCCAGTAGTAGATAGCGGATAACGACTGTTAATCCAATGCGCGCTCTCGCGCACGCACGCGACGGAAAATCAAGATGAATTGGACAGGGTGGCCAGAACATTCATCAGGAAATCGAACGGAACTTCCGCGAGCGGTACGCTTTTCGCCCCCGAGAGGGTGGTTTCTCACGTATGAACGGGATAATCGACCACGTCATGATGCGGGTAGCGGATTTGGACGAAACGCTCGACTGGTACGGCGAACACCTCGATTATGAGGAGAAAGGTCGATGGGAGGCCGACACGTTCACCAACGTCTACCTCGGCCCGGAGGACGGTCACGACGACGGTGCCCTGCTGGAAATCACCTACAATCACGACGACCGAAGCTACGAGTTGGGCGACGCGTGGGGCCACATCGCAGTGCGCGTCGAGGACGTGTACGACGCCTACGAGGAACTGATGGATGCGGGCGTCGAAGATTACCGCGACCCCGATTCCTGTGGCGGACGCTACGCGTTCGTAAAAGACCCGGATGGACACGAAATCGAAATCGTCCAACGCGACCACGGCGCGCGCTGGAGTATCGACCACACCATGATTCGCGTGGAGGATGCCGACGAAGCGCTCGGCTTCTGGACGCGAAAGTTCGAGTACGAACACACCGGCCGCTGGGAATCGGATTCGTTCGCCAACTACTTCATGAAGCCCGAAGACGCCGCCGAAGCGGCGATGGCGGTCGAACTTACGTACAACTACGACGGCCGAAGCTACGAGCTGGGCGACGCGTGGGGCCATCTCGCCGTGCGCGCGGACGACCTCCACGACGGATGGGAGACGCTGATGGAGCGCGAGGCAGAGGAGTACCGCGACCCCGAGTCCTGTGACGACCGTTACGCCTTCACCAAAGACCAAGACGGCCACGAAATCGAAGTTATCGAGCGCAACTGAGCGAAAACAACGATTTCTCGGAACCGACTCGAATCAGCAATTTTTACCGGGAACCCCGCAAAAAACGACGATTTACCAGATAGATTTCATTGACTCTCTGCGTTCATAATCGGTTATAATTCATGTCTTCATTTGGTTCGTTCCTTCACTACCACTTAAAGACTGGAACTGTGAATCTGTTCGTTAATGTCCCCTTACTCCGAGCGAAACTGTCAATACAAATCGATTAAGTTCAATTTCATTAACCTTCCGTCGAATCCCCATCGAATCCGGTACTCCGTAAATTCCGGGGTATGAGTGGATAACACCCCGTTCCAGACCACAAAGCATTTATAACAACGGGCTTACGTTCTTTCTGTACCCCCTACCCATGGTGGCAGATGGAGTACCGCGTTCATCCCGGTGTGGTTCCGGTTTGGACAAATCACGAAAGTGGTCGTGGGAAAAGAACTGTCGCCGACCAAGAAACAACTAACGAGAAAGCATGACAGGAAATATGACAAAGGTTCGCAGCCTGTTCCTCACCGCGCTTATGGTTATGTCGGTTTTCGCCGGCGCAACCGCGTTCGCGGGAACGGCTGGTGCGGCCAGTAACAATCTGAGCACGCCCGGAACCTACTACAGCGGTCAGACGCTGTGGATCGACGCAACAGACGTTAACGACAGCAGCGGCGCACAAATTGACGCAGTACAGATCCGCGAAGTCGAGGACAACACTAACGGTAACCTCGAACTGAGCGCCCCGAAAGACGTTCAGAGCCTTGACAGCGACAACACGGCAACGTTCAGTCTGGGCGACTTCAGCGGAAAATACGCTCTCACCACGACGGAGGGTGACGTTCTCACCTTCTCCGACGGTGTAGCTTCGAAAGCTGCCACGGAAGAGAACGGCATTCTCGAAGTCATCTCGCACAACTTCGAAGCGAGCTTCGATGACGACTCCGTTGTGAACGACGGTCCTGACGCAGAAACCACGCTTGACGTGGACGCTGACCGACCAGACTACGAAGTCGCCGTCTCCTCCGACGATCTTGAGCAGAAGACGCTCTACGACATCTTCGGTGACAGCAGCCAGTGGGACGCTAACCACACCGACGGCGAATCCGTTGTCCTTAACGCGCAATCTTCCAGCGAAATCACCGCCGACTTCTCCGGTGTCAAGACTGGCGACCACGACTTCACCTTCAAGGTGAACGATTCGGACGTCGAAGTCTCCGAGAACATCACCGTCGAAGAAGCAGGTGACAAAGAGGCAAACTTTGACGATGTCTCGTCAGTTGCCCGCGGTGACATCTCTAACATCACGGTTGACCTCGAAAACACCGACACGGCATACGTGCAGGTTGGTAACTACGAAGAAGACAACTTCCAAGTCAACGTCGAAGTGCGAGACACCAACGACAACGGCAAAGCGAGCTTCCACCTGAACACCTTCAAGACCAACGACGGTAACTACGTGTCCGCGGCAGAAGGTACGAGTATCGAATACGAGAATGCTAGTACCCTCGAAAGCGAACCGATTGCGTCGAACAACTACGTTCTGAGTGCTGGAGTAACCGGATGGGAATCGACTGACAACTCGAACTACGACGTTGTCGCAAGCCCAACCGACCGAACCACGCTCAACATCAACGACCGTTCGACCGACTCGATACAGACGTGGGTTCAGCCCGCTGACATCGACATCAACACCGAGGATGTTTCCACTGTGACGGACACCGTCACGCAGCGTAACGTCGTCGCCGGCGACGACAAAGTGATCCTCAAGGTTGACGCAACCGGTATCTACGGTGCGCTCGACACCGGCACGTTCGAAGAGAACAACATGTCGATGGAGATCACGGAAACCGGCAGCAACATTGAGTCGAACACTGACGCTGACAGCGTTGACTTCTCGAACGTCGACATCGTCACCGACGGCGAAAACGGCACGTTCTACGCAGTTATTGACGCGAACGCGCTCAACAACGCGGACGACCAAGACGATCCATACGGTGAATGGGAAGCAACGTTCACGGTTCAGGACGACTACGTCCTCAACAGTAACGGCGAGGACGAAAGCGTCTCGAGCACCTTCTCCTACGAAAAGAAGTCCATGACGCTCAACGACGGCGAAGACCTCGAAGTTCCGCTCGGTAACGGTACCATCGCGGGTGAAACCAACCTCGCCCCCGGTACGGAACTCACCGTCGTCGCATCCAGCGGCGTCTTCTACAAAGAGAACGGTGACGTGACGGTTAACGACGACGGCACATTCTCGGCAGACTACGACTTCGACACGGAGGGTGTCGAAAACGGTACCGAGTTCACCGCCTACGTCATCAACCACCAAGACGACACTGAAATCAACGGTATGGTCAACGCCGACATGCAAGAGGACGGCGACGACGACAACACGACGACGACCACTACCACGACGACCACGACGACGACCACCACGTCTGACACCACGGACACCACGACGACGTCCAGTACGGACGACGGTGAAGACACCACGTCGACCGACGACAGTGAGGACACCACGTCCAACGACGATGGTCAGCCTGGCTTCGGTGTCGCAATCTCCGTTGTCGCACTCCTCGCCGCAGCGCTCCTCGCGCTCCGCCGAGAGAACTAAATCGGACACGCAGTCCGACTTCGAATAACTAATTCCTTCTTTCGCGCACTCAATCGATGAGCGACAGCGCTATCCAACGATACTAAAACTCGTGACTGTCCCGCGCAAAAACGGCAGTTCGGCGGGAAACCACAATTTTGTAAAACCGATTCGTCACCACGACGCTATTCTACAAAATTCAAAAACTAACTACTCGACGGTTAGCAGGTCACTCGGCGCGCCCGCGAGCGATTCGAGGGCGTCCGCTTCGATGTGGTGCAAGTCGCCCGGCACGACGAGGAGGTGGAGCGGGTCGCCGAAGTCACGCTCCGCAAGTTTCGACAGTCGGTCGGCTTCGACCAGGGGGTCGGGACTACCTGCGCGTGCGACGACTACCGCAAGCACGTCGTCGTAGCCGTCGGCGAGCATCTCCGCGGCCACGTCGGCGGTCATGTACTCGTCTTCGGCGTCCGCATCGCCTTTGTCGGATGGGTTCCAGCCGACTTTGATGTCGAGATAGACGAGCGTGTGCAGGCCGCGCTCGCGGTTGTCGTCCAGTACGTTCGTCACGCTGGCGGGGAGGCCGTCCGCGCCGTGGGCGTAATCGAACGGAAGCGTGGTTGCCTTACCGAAGCGATAGTTTTGAAGACCGGTGAGGCCGCTCGCGGCGGACTCCGCGGTCGGGGCGTGGATGACTCTTGTGTCGATGCCTCGGTCTTCGGCACGCAGTCGGAGGTCAACGTGTGTGGTCGAAATCATGGTGTCGCCAGCCGTGAGAAACACGGCGTGGCCGGATTCCGCGGCGGAGAGGATTGCCTTGGGGTCTTGTTCGACACCGGCGCGGTTTCTGACGGTGATTTCCTTTTCGTGGAACGCTTCGAGGTCGGCGACGTCCGCACCGATGAGTTTGCTGGTGTAGAACTCGGCGAACAGGTCGTCCGCGCCGGCGATTGCATCCCTGCCTTCGACGGTGATTGAGCGTTCGTCGTACAGACCGAGGCCGATGAAGGTAAGCATAGCCGACTTTGGGAAGTCGGACGCTTAAACGACGCGACCCGAAGCGTCAGCGTTAACGCTGGCTTGGGGCAACGAATAGGTATGAAAGCGCCCTGCGTGCGCATCGAACGAAAACGCGGTGAGACGACGCGCCGCGAACTCGCAGAGTCCGATCTGATTCCGGACGACCTCGAAATCGTCGTCGAAGGCGGGTGGCTTTACGTTCCCGTTTCCGACCCTGACGCGGTTCCGGACGGGTTCGAGGTCGTCGAACACGACGTGCCGACCCGCGAGACGCCGGACACGCCCGCCGACATCCTCGGATTCGACCCGAGCTACGAACGACTCGGGGACATCGTGCTCGTTGACGAGGACGACCCAGCGAGAGCGCGCGAAATCGCGGATGCAATCGTGGCGTCAGAATTGCCCGTCAAAACCGTGCTCAACCGTGCGTCGAAAGTCAAAGGCGAAACCCGCGTGCGCGATTGGGACGTGCTCGTGGGCGACCAGACCGAAACGGTTCACCGCGAATACGGCTGTGAGTTCTCGCTCGACGTCTCGCGGGTGTACTTCTCACCCCGCCTCGCAACTGAACGCCACCGCGTGGCCGAACAGGTTGACCCCGACGAACGGGCGTTCGACATGTTCGCGGGGGTTGGCCCGTTCGTCATCCCCTTCGCAAAGCGCGGCGCGCAGGTCGTCGGCACCGACGTGAACGACGTGGCGATAGAATACCTTCGAGAAAACGCCCGCCGAAACGGCGTCGAAAATCGAGTAACCGCCATTGCCGGAGACGTTCGGGAGACGGTTTCGGAGTACGAAAATTGGGCTGACCGTCTCGTGATGAACCTGCCCCACAGCGCGGGCGAGTTCCTCGACACCGCAGTTTCCCTCGCGGAGGATGAGTGTGTGATTCATTACTACGACATTCAGCACGAAGACGACCCGTTCGGGCCGGGCGAGAAAGCAATCCGCGCGGCGGCGGAACCCGAGTACGACGTGTCGGTCGAAACTAAACGGGAAGTCCGGTCGTATGCACCCCACGAACTGAACGTCTGTTTGGACGTGCGATTAACGCGGTAGTTCGTGATAGATTAACTCTGTACCCGCAGGCATTTCGCAACCCTTATGCACTCCGTGGTGTCTACGTTTGAATGTCGCAAGACATAGCGCGCCGGTGTAGCTCAGACTGGCAGAGCGATTCCTTCGTAAGGAATAGGCCGAGGGTTCAAATCCCTCCACCGGCTCTTTCTACCGAACGAAGTGAGGTTAACGAGCCTCGCGTGGAGGGATTTGAATCAGGGAGTAGAGCGAAGCGGAACGACCGTGGTTCACAATCCCCCTCCACCGGATTACTTTTTCAGTGAACTATTTTCGTGAGTAGCTATTTCTTTAACGAGATTACAATGAGCGGTCTTACAATAGACTCTTTGTAAAAACCAGAATAATTCTACGACCCGAAAGCATCTGTAACCTGAATACGAGATTTTTTAATGTATTACTGTATCTGGAAAGACATGACTCAATCATCGCCGATTCTCGACGCACTCCACGGAATCGCTTCTCGCATTGACGATGATATGAGCGAGAAGGATGTGGAGAACGCATTTCTGAACGAGAATTTCTATACGCTTCTCGGCTATTCCGGTGCAGGACACGACCTGCGAAGTGAATGGACACTTCCAGATAACAAACGACCCGACTACGTGACGCTGGATGAGAATGAATCCGTTACCGCTGTTTACGAGTTCAAAAGCTCCGGACGTGACCTCGGGGCGCACACCGACCAGTTGTTTCACTATGTAGACGAACTGAAAGCAGACTACGGGGTGTTGACGAACGGCGAAGAACTCCGACTGTTCGACCGCGATGGACAGAGGCAAATGCCACCCATCGCGCTCGGGGAAGCGACCGAAAGCCACGCCGCAAACCTCGTCGCCGCCCTCGAAAAACCGGAGTGGGACATCACGAACCCAGAGAGCGTCAACGACTATCTCGACAGTCTCGATGCAGTGGAACTTGACGGCGAACTCGGGCGCGAACACTTTTTTGACACGTTCCGGTTGGAAGAGGACAGTCCGTTTGCCGACCTCGTAACCGCGATGGTTGACCTACTTCGTGAACTTCGAGACGAAGAAGAAGCGAAGTTCGTGAAAGGTGCCTACGACTTCTGGGAAGCCAGCTATGCTAGCGAACCGGACGACGTTCCGAAGTCATGGGAGAACTTCATCGATGGCAAGCAGTCGCTTCGGGATTTCATGTTCTGTCTGGAAAGCGGCCACGCACTCCTTGCTCGACTCCTTCTGTCAAAAGCGACTGTAGACCATGAGTTCTTCCCGTCAGACAAGGGACTCCGGCGGTACTTTGACGCGCTCGGTGGATTCGATGGGGAAATCAGTCTTGATGCGTACCCGGTCGCGGCGAACGGGATGATTGAGGATATGCGGAATCAACTCGTCGAAAGCCTGTTCGAGGACGACATTTTCATCTGGTGGACTGACGGGTACAGCGAAGAAACGGCCAGTCAGCACGCGAATCCCTATAATCGATTTCGTGACGTGGCGAAGGACGGGAGCGAAGTCTCTCGCGTGAGTCAGGCAACACGGGAACGATTCAGTCGCGCAGTGGCGCACATCGTCTTCTCGGTGCTGAAATTCGACTTCTCTCGCATCGAAGGCGACCCGCTCGGAAACCTCTATCAGCGATACTTCGACCCGGAAACTCGCAAAGCTCTCGGCGAGTTCTACACGCCACAGCCAGTCATCGACTACATCATGGACGGCGTTGGCTACGATGTAGGTGTTTCAAGCGAGCGAATCATCGACCCGTCCTGTGGGTCTGGGACGTTCCTCGTGGAGGCTATAGAGCGGTACATCGAGGACGTAGAACGCTATCACGACGACCCGGATTGGGCGAAACACCTCACCGAACTTTGCACTCGTCCGCACATCGTCGGACTCGACATTCACCCGTTCGCGGTGCTGATGGCCCAGATTCGGTTCATGGTCACGATTCTGCCGAAGTATCGAGAGGCAAAGCGAAGCAATGCGGAGTTCACGATTCGACGCCTGCCCATCTTCCGAACCGATACCCTTCGGAACGAGCGTGAGTTGACGGGCATCGACATCGGAGACGATAACACGACTCAGATGACGTTCGATGCAATGACCGAGGACAATCAGGACGTGCTGATTCCCGTTCCCCTCCCGGTCGAAGTTGACGAGGACGAGGTGGACGAATCGGAGCGCGATGGCGAGTTCCTCGTTCAGCGCGTTCGGATGCCCAAGCACCAGACCGCCAAGATGAACGCCGAGATTCGGAACTTCGGCGAATACTACGCCGCGTTACAGGGCGTCCTCGACGTGGTGAAATACCATATGCACGAAGGGATGTGGGAGTACCATGGCGGTCTGGAACGAGGAATTCACCGTTACACGACCCGGGAGTACGAGGGATTGGAGGCGTTCTTCGAAGAGTACGTGAACGACATTCTCGACACTGTCCGATACCTTCGCGTCGAACACGGTGACGGACGCCTGTTCAAGATGTTCGAGGACACGGTTCTGTCGCTCGTCGTCAAGAATTACATGGAGTACGATTACGTGGTCGGAAATCCGCCATACGTCCGTATCCAGAATCTCCCTGACGAACAAAAGGCGATGCTGGACGAACTGTACGAGGAGTCCACGACCGGAAACTACGACATCTTCTGCCCGTTCTATCAGCGGGGGCTGGAGTGGCTCACCGAAGGCTCCGGTCGGCTCGGCTTCATAACCCCTAACCAGTTCATGGTCACGGACTACGGCGAGGGGATTCGGAACGTGATGCGGAACGAGGCCAACATCGAGGAGGTCTACGACTTCCGCGACTCCGGTGTCTTCGAGGACGCGACGAACTACCCTGCCATCGTTATTCTGGAAGACGAGGAGGACGAGGACGCCCGGAATGAGAACGAAATTCGTTGCGTCCGAGTGAAAGCGAACGTAGACGACGACAGTGGCCGGGAGTTAGACGAGCAAATTATCACCGCCGTTCGTGACCATCGTGGTGAACCGGGCTACAGCGACGAGTTCATCGACGTGTTTGACTTCCCGCAGGGAGAGTTGGACGACGGGTACTGGTCGCTGATGCCGCCAGAAGAGTTGGGAGTGTTCCGCAAATTAGAACAGGAAAGCAACGAGCGACTTGATGGAATTACGGATTCAGTATTTGCAGGAACTCAAACAAGCGCAAATAAGGTCTATGTTGTTACTCCCCTAAACGCGAATAGAATCGAACCGAATGAAGGTGGTGATACTGTTCGTATCGTTCCTTCGGGAGAAGAGAAAGAGTACGAGATTGAAACAGACCTGCTCCGACCGTGGCTTGATGGAAAAGACATTCGGCGTTGGCAGGCAGATTGGTCTGGACAACACGTTATCCTCCCATATGATATCACGAAAAACGAAGACGGAGAGTTGGAGTCGGAACTGTACGCGGAAGATTATCTACGGGAGAATTTACCGCTCACTTGGGAGTATTTCGAACAACATCGGGAAAAGCTTGAAAGTCGAGAAAGTAGCAAAATGGAAGGCCGGGACGACTGGTACGGATTCATCTATCCAAAGAGCCATGACCGATTCGAACGGCCAAAAGCAATCGGGGCGCACATCTCGGAAAACGCTCGGTTCATGGTCGATGACACTGGTGTCTGGTACTTCAAAACAGCCTATGGTATTCAACTTCTTCCAGAAATTGATGAACTCACTGAGGTCATAGCCGCCCAAATGAACTCAAAAGCCCTTGATTTCTACTTCAAACATATTACTACTGTCAAAGCTGGTGGTTTCTACGAGTACCGCGCACAGTATCTTGAACAACTTCCTTGCATCACTGACAGTACGAAGGAACCGTTCGATTCGATTCGACCAAAAGCAGATGAAATTGTCGCTTCTCTCAACTTAGAGAACAAGACTGAGCGCTTCCCAGAAGCCTACCTCGGTGACTTCGATGGCAATCTCGAATACATAGACTACGAGTGGCAGACTCGCCGGTATCCAGTCAACGCCGACGTTCAGGAACTCACCGATGGTCGGTTCGCGGTCACGGCGGGTCGCTCCGACGAGATTACCGCACCCCAGATGGACACTGGTGACAGAGAAGAGCGCAAACTCAAAGCGAGATACGTCCACGCCGCCGTCGATGGTCGGAAGATGAAGAAGGGAGAGGAACAGGCGATTCCGATTCCAGAAACGACCGAGGGTGTTCAAGAACTGCTGGAAGCACTGAAGCAGGACAGAACGACAATCGAGGAAACGAGCATCGAGGAACTGGAAGCCGAAATAGACGAGGCTGTGTACGACCTCTTCGACCTCACCGAGGACGAGCGCGAAGTCATCGAGGAGTACTTGGAAGTCTTCTGAATTTGCCACCTGTTTCCAACACCGAAAGACCGTCAACGATTATTACTGTGAAGTAATGAACTGCTACGACCAGTCTAAATACTCGCACACCCTACCTACACTGTAGGTGATTTCGATGGAAGGGCCACTGATGGGGAAGCGACGCAGTCGGTTAGTCGAGGAGATAGAAACCCTGCGACAGGAAGTCGAACGACATCAAGAGGAACTCACGACGCTCGAACAACTGCGCCGAGAGTCCAGAACGAGAAAAGTCGATTTCGATGGGTTCGAAGGAGTCTGCGTGAGCTGCGGCCATGGCGTAATCCTCCGGACTGAAGACCGACTCCACTGCACCGGTTGTGAGTATCAGCGATACCTCTAACTACGCCACACTGATACGAACCCTGCCGCGGCTCCACCGAGACGAACACGGCCGTGATTGTTCGCCGACATCCCCTGCAACTACACAGCCCGTAGTTTGCTCCGCTTCCTTCCCTCCTGTATCCGAAACGCACTGTTAACCACGCTGAGCGGCTATTTTGACCGATGGCCAACGAGGGTGAGGACGGGTTCGACCCGACGAAACAGGATGCACGGGAGGTTGCCGGGGACGCGGCGGAAAACCGCGAGGAGTTTCTGACCCTGATGCCGCATTTCTACCGCGGCGCGCTGTCGCAGTCGGGGCGGTACTTAGACCGACTCGACCTGACCGTCGATTGGGCGATTGCGGTCGTCACCGCCGTACTGGCGCTGGGATTCCAAAGTAGCGACGTGCCGCCGTATCTCATTCCCATCGGGATGGTCGCCCTCTCGATGTTTCTGCTGTTCGACGTGCGCCGCTATCGGTCATACGACGCGATTCGGGCGCGCGTCCGTCTGGTCGAGGAAAACGTCTACGCGAACGCGCTGAATCCGGTCGGCGCGACGCTCGGTGAGTGGCGCGAAGAGTTGAGCGACGACCTCCGAAAACCGATGCTCAAGGTTTCGTACCGGGAGGCGCTTTCGCGCCGCCTCAAGCGGGTGTACCTCCCGCTTTACGTGCTGTTGGGCGTTGCGTGGCTGTTCCGGATAACCCTCTTCGTGCCGGACGAACCGTGGCGCGAAACTGCGGCGGTTCCGGGTGTTTCGGGCGAAACCGCGATCGGAATCGTGGGTGTGTTTTATCTCGTGCTGATACTCATCACGTTTTGGCCACAAAAGCGGGAAGCCAAAGGGGAGTTTCACGGCGAAGAAGCGGGAGACTGGAAAGAAAGGGAAGAAACAGAATGAGTGTAGGCGGTGCCTACCATTCGTCTGGCTTGCCCTACGACGAAGGGAAACAGTTCGACAACTAACGCAACCGGCCATCTATTTTTACGAAAATTGAAACCGCATCAGAGCGTAGAAGAACAATTCTAACGAGGTTTATGAATTTCTATATCGATTTTGTGTACGGAACGAACTTCGTTCAACCGAGCCGAACCACCGTCAACGATCTCCGCTGTTTTTCCCCGTTCCAGCGAATAAGAGAGATGCAAAATGCGACTCACACCCCGACAACTCACTGCAAGCATACTGATTGGCGTCCTCCTCCTCGCTGGCGGGACGAGCGTGGCACTCGCGGGCGGACAGGCCGCGAGCGATGAAATCCACGAAATCGGCAGTCAGGAGATAACCATTCAAGACGCGACGATAACCGTCTCGGACACCTCCCTCTCCGGGCCGGGGCTGCCTGACACGACCATCGAAGACCGGAGTTACACCGTGGCGGAGTCCACGACGACTATCGAGGGACTGACGCTGTCGGTAAACGGAGAAACGTACGAAATCTGCCGAATCGAGATTACTATCGAAGAAGTCGGACTCACGCTGGAGAACGTCGAACTCTCGAACGGCAACTAACCAAATTTACTTTTCAGCGGTTGCGTTTCCTTGAAGCCATTGGCGATACTCGTCCTGTGGCAGTACCCTAACAGTGGTTCTCATTCGCGCGTGGCCCGCGCCACAGAATTCGGTGCAGTAGCCGCGATACGTTCCGGGTTCGTAGACGCGGGTGTGAACGACCGCTGTTCGACTGGGAAACACGTCCTGTTTGACGCCGAGTTCGGGCACGAACAGCGAGTGGATGACATCCGCGGATGTCATCCGAACGTACACTTCGCTGTTCGCCGGAATCACGAGCTCGTCTTGCGTGGTTCGGTTCGAATTTTGATACTCGAACTGCCACCCCCACTGATAGGCGAGTCCCTCCACCATCACCGCGTCCGACGCGGACGAATTGTTCGTCCCATTTGCGGCCATCTGGTTCACTTGGTCGCCGGGTTGATTCGGCGTGATGTACGGACTGGTGAGCACCGTGTACGCCGCAAAACCGACGAACAGAAGGATGATGGCGGTCGCAATAGTCCACGTGATTTCCAGGGCCGGATCTTCGGCGGTCGGAAGTGGGTCGTCGTTGTTTCGGAATCGAACGACTGCGTAGATGAGGATGATTTCGACGAACAGAGTCAACGGGAGCGCCACGTAGATGAGCTGGAAGTTCAACTGGTCGATGAGCCGTTTGTTGACGGACTGGGCCGCCGCTGGTTCGATGGCGGCGATTACAAGCACACAGAGAAGACAGGCGACCATCCCCCCGCGACGAAGTCGCATTGTACCGGAGTCAACTGACGGCCGGATATAGTTTATCGCACGCTGGATTACGTGTCAGTCTGTATATATTCAGTTCGGCCTGCGGCTTTATCGTGTTGGCTCCCGACGCGAGTATGTACGCATGTACGAGGGGTGGGGGAAAATGGGGAGCGAAGCGTGCCGGACGCATCGACGGAGGACGCTATCGGCAACAGGGGGATACCAACCGTGAACCGAGCAGTGGTCGAACTGACCATCCTCGGGTCGATACTCTGTGCCTGCTGGTTCGTCTTCTGGCTCTCGAAAAAACGGGCCACGAAACCGGACGGCGGCTATCGGTCGCGGCGCGAGTTCGACGTGGATTTGGAAACGCTCAAACGAACCGTCGTCCACTGGACGACAACGACGAACCACCGGGAAATCGGGATACTGTACATCCTGTTCGGAACCTTCGCGGCACTGTGGGGCGGGACGGACGCGATGATGATGCGAACCGAACTGCTCACCCCGAACGCGGACATCTGGTCTACGGAAACCTACAACGCGCTCTTTACGGCTCACGGCATCACGATGCTGTTTTTCTTCGTGACCCCGGTATTCTTCGGCATTGCGAATTACTTCGTTCCGCTTCTCATCGACGCCGACGACATGGCGTTTCCCCGCCTCAACGCCATTGGATTTTGGCTTCTCCCGCCCTCCCTCTTTCTCGCTCGCGGGGGACTTCCCGCGCAGGTCGTCGGGCAGTTTCTCAACCTCTTCAACATCCACGGCGACCTCTTTCAGTTCTTCTGGACGCTTCGAGAACCCGAACTCGGCTGGACGCTCTACACTCCGCTTTCGATACAGTCACCGAATCCGCAGGTGAACTTCCTCATCCTCGGTCTGCATCTTTCCGGCATCGCAACAAC encodes:
- a CDS encoding TIGR04206 family protein — protein: MRLLSRSLSDLATSRRLVLLSLFALPWVVLVAPSGTTLIFPWGLVNPASLHVTTLPEYLFVLTVGLPPQLLAWPLSVLFYLLALVSAFSGRVEDRRVTGGLLVLAGVTQLNFVFRFVAYGGLVVPLGPIAVFAVVWWFHWPDLRGALSR
- a CDS encoding VOC family protein yields the protein MNGIIDHVMMRVADLDETLDWYGEHLDYEEKGRWEADTFTNVYLGPEDGHDDGALLEITYNHDDRSYELGDAWGHIAVRVEDVYDAYEELMDAGVEDYRDPDSCGGRYAFVKDPDGHEIEIVQRDHGARWSIDHTMIRVEDADEALGFWTRKFEYEHTGRWESDSFANYFMKPEDAAEAAMAVELTYNYDGRSYELGDAWGHLAVRADDLHDGWETLMEREAEEYRDPESCDDRYAFTKDQDGHEIEVIERN
- a CDS encoding DUF7827 domain-containing protein codes for the protein MTKVRSLFLTALMVMSVFAGATAFAGTAGAASNNLSTPGTYYSGQTLWIDATDVNDSSGAQIDAVQIREVEDNTNGNLELSAPKDVQSLDSDNTATFSLGDFSGKYALTTTEGDVLTFSDGVASKAATEENGILEVISHNFEASFDDDSVVNDGPDAETTLDVDADRPDYEVAVSSDDLEQKTLYDIFGDSSQWDANHTDGESVVLNAQSSSEITADFSGVKTGDHDFTFKVNDSDVEVSENITVEEAGDKEANFDDVSSVARGDISNITVDLENTDTAYVQVGNYEEDNFQVNVEVRDTNDNGKASFHLNTFKTNDGNYVSAAEGTSIEYENASTLESEPIASNNYVLSAGVTGWESTDNSNYDVVASPTDRTTLNINDRSTDSIQTWVQPADIDINTEDVSTVTDTVTQRNVVAGDDKVILKVDATGIYGALDTGTFEENNMSMEITETGSNIESNTDADSVDFSNVDIVTDGENGTFYAVIDANALNNADDQDDPYGEWEATFTVQDDYVLNSNGEDESVSSTFSYEKKSMTLNDGEDLEVPLGNGTIAGETNLAPGTELTVVASSGVFYKENGDVTVNDDGTFSADYDFDTEGVENGTEFTAYVINHQDDTEINGMVNADMQEDGDDDNTTTTTTTTTTTTTTTSDTTDTTTTSSTDDGEDTTSTDDSEDTTSNDDGQPGFGVAISVVALLAAALLALRREN
- the dph5 gene encoding diphthine synthase, translated to MLTFIGLGLYDERSITVEGRDAIAGADDLFAEFYTSKLIGADVADLEAFHEKEITVRNRAGVEQDPKAILSAAESGHAVFLTAGDTMISTTHVDLRLRAEDRGIDTRVIHAPTAESAASGLTGLQNYRFGKATTLPFDYAHGADGLPASVTNVLDDNRERGLHTLVYLDIKVGWNPSDKGDADAEDEYMTADVAAEMLADGYDDVLAVVVARAGSPDPLVEADRLSKLAERDFGDPLHLLVVPGDLHHIEADALESLAGAPSDLLTVE
- a CDS encoding class I SAM-dependent methyltransferase encodes the protein MKAPCVRIERKRGETTRRELAESDLIPDDLEIVVEGGWLYVPVSDPDAVPDGFEVVEHDVPTRETPDTPADILGFDPSYERLGDIVLVDEDDPARAREIADAIVASELPVKTVLNRASKVKGETRVRDWDVLVGDQTETVHREYGCEFSLDVSRVYFSPRLATERHRVAEQVDPDERAFDMFAGVGPFVIPFAKRGAQVVGTDVNDVAIEYLRENARRNGVENRVTAIAGDVRETVSEYENWADRLVMNLPHSAGEFLDTAVSLAEDECVIHYYDIQHEDDPFGPGEKAIRAAAEPEYDVSVETKREVRSYAPHELNVCLDVRLTR